From a single Candidatus Baltobacteraceae bacterium genomic region:
- a CDS encoding DALR anticodon-binding domain-containing protein → QSNDNPVFYVQYGYARIASVLRNAAAADVDAARAGDALGALTHESEIALARRLAELPRVVANVAEHLAPHRLARYARDVAADFHQFYSGQKILVENRDERIARLGLCLATKTVLARVLSLVGVSAPESM, encoded by the coding sequence ACAAAGCAACGACAATCCCGTTTTTTACGTGCAATACGGCTACGCGCGGATCGCATCGGTCCTGCGCAACGCCGCCGCCGCCGACGTCGACGCCGCGCGAGCCGGCGACGCACTCGGCGCGTTAACGCACGAAAGCGAGATTGCGCTGGCGCGCCGCCTCGCCGAACTCCCGCGCGTCGTGGCAAACGTTGCCGAACACCTGGCGCCCCATCGCCTCGCGCGCTACGCACGCGACGTCGCCGCCGACTTCCACCAGTTTTACAGCGGCCAAAAGATCCTCGTCGAAAACCGCGACGAGCGCATCGCGCGCCTGGGCCTCTGCCTAGCCACCAAAACCGTCCTAGCCCGCGTCCTAAGCCTGGTCGGCGTCAGCGCTCCCGAATCAATGTAA